A stretch of DNA from Oreochromis aureus strain Israel breed Guangdong linkage group 23, ZZ_aureus, whole genome shotgun sequence:
GTGGTGGGACCTTCGGCTTTATATATGTGAGCCATTCTGGTTCCTAGCAGCAATGTCCAGCCAATGGGACTTACTGATGTAGAACATAGCATCCAGTGTCATGTACGCATGCATTTCTGTTTCAGTTGCACTGATGTGAATCCTGCAGCAGCACAATGCACAGCAGAGACTGCTTCCTGTAACAGGGTGTCCCTGCAGCCGCTGATCACAGACCTGGTAATAGTCACCTGCTATTATGGGTTGGGGTTTTCAAAACCTGCATATCTGAATGTTGTTCCTCCTGCAGGCTGACTCTCTTCTGCCCCAGCTGTGTGGGAAAGTGGACATACTCCTCTTTAACCCTCCCTACGTGGTTACGCCTTCAGAAGAGGTGCCTCACACAGTTCAGCAGGCTTAATGAAGTTCTGGCATGTCCATTAACCTCCACAGCTACACAgtgggttttctttttcaggtggGCAGCACAGGCATCGAGGCCGCCTGGGCTGGAGGGGAGAGAGGGCGAGAGGTGACCGACAGATTTCTGCCAgctgtggtgcagctgctgTCCAATAAAGGGCTGTTTTACCTCATCACAATTGCTGAGAATGATCCAGGTTGGTTGACTTTATTCATGGCAAATTATTCATTGTAAGGAATTGAAGTTTGAAtagtctttttttcctttcttaacCAGAGGAGATCATCCGCCTACTGGGCCAAAGTGGCTTGAAGGGAGAGTCGTGCTTGTCTACGAGAGCGAGAAACGAGAGGCTGTCCGTCCTGCGTTTCCACAGGAACCAACAAACATGACTTCCTTGGACATGTTTGTCCAGGATGCATTTCTTTTAGCCCCTGAGGCAGAATTCAACAAGAGCAAATCATGGACAACTGGACAGCTGTTGAATCTCTGCAGGACG
This window harbors:
- the n6amt1 gene encoding methyltransferase N6AMT1, translated to MSTSYPTPLYSHAGQGDFREVYEPAEDSFLLIDALEKDADRLQRMSPCVCLEVGSGSGVVSAFLASVVGPSALYICTDVNPAAAQCTAETASCNRVSLQPLITDLADSLLPQLCGKVDILLFNPPYVVTPSEEVGSTGIEAAWAGGERGREVTDRFLPAVVQLLSNKGLFYLITIAENDPEEIIRLLGQSGLKGESCLSTRARNERLSVLRFHRNQQT